The stretch of DNA CCTTACTATAACTCTTTTAGTTGTGAGACTGAGTGAAGGCTACCTTTTTCCTTCTTTTCGAGAAACTGGTCATACAATCATCTCCTGGCAAGTAATACATACTGGACTTAAAAAATACTGTAGAAGGGATGAGCTAGTAGTAAGTGAATAGGATCTCCATGAAGTTGGTGTTATTCTGATAACCCTGTGGTTGGTACTTCCTATAATGTGTTTTGCAAAAGGAACATGGCATAATTTAGCTATAATATGTGGGCTACAGTGTCAGCAACTTTAACATTTTCCTTCTGATGTGCACTAAAAATAGATAAGTGAAACATGTATTTAGCATGATCTACAATCTCTTATCCACCATAAATTTTAACAAGACTACGTTATTTTTGCAGGGACCACTGATTTCACTCCTGTGTTTTCAACTCACTTGGGCTCCGCGAGAGTGCTGCCATACTGGGTATAATTCATCATCTTTGATATCTTTATTTTAAGGTCCTACATACCGACATTTTTCTTGCTACTGCACCTTATGAAGTGTACTTGTTGTTGGTCATCTTATGTAAATCAAAGATGTAACTGCACGTTCTGTTTCTTATGAAAGAATTAACAGGAAGCATGTATTCCTGTTCAGAGCAAAAGGCGTCATGCTGTTCAACTTCATTACTTGTTATAAGATAATGTAGTGCTGGTATTCAAATAAACAACAGATGACAAATGTTTAACACAGTTGGAACTGCGATATTGAATTACACCTGCCATCTATAGGGTCTGAGATTTGTTGTCCCCTCAACTGATATAGTACATGTGTAATCAATCTTTCTGATCTTTGATCTGTGTAGGCACTTACAGATCAACAAATAAAAACGATAGATATAGACTCATCTCAAAACAATGTTATGCAATGTTATAAtcttatactccctctgtcctgaattacttgtcttacatttgtctagatacagatgtatctagacacgttttagtgttagatacatccgtatctagacaaatctaagagaGGTAATTTGGGACGGAGGTACTAATATCTTGGGAGAATATGATTATGAAAGCTAACTATTGAAGTCACTACAAAATTATAAACAGAGTCTGTTAAATTTACGGGTTGAAAGATTTAGCATTAGGGTAAACCAACATAATTTTGTTTTGAATTATAAAGACACCGACAATTCTAAGATCTGTTGATCATGACAGAAGTGGACATGTCATGACTGTGCTCTCCTTTTAGTAGATAGCTGCTCCTGGTTGTGGTCTCCTTTTCCCTTTGTATGCAATTTTTATGACCCTTTAATGTTAAGTAGCCTTTTATGGATCTCTTTTTACTTTTGCTGCATGAGCTTTGTAGTTGAGACTTCCTAGATTCTCATCTCATATTTTTTTGCTAATCAGCAGGATCATCACCTTCTGTTTGGCCTGAACTGTGGAAGTTTCTAAGTAGAAACTGAGGGTCAGTTCAAAACTTCATCCCACTCACCCCATACATACTGGCGAGAAATGGATCGTGATGATGTATCTGGCTTTGTTAGCGGGGGTTGCAAGCTGTTCTGAGTTTTCTAACCTAGTAGAAGTTCATAAATAAAGTTATGATACCAGGAAGTCAGTCAACTGGTGGTTCTTTTCATTTACTAATTGGTTGATGTTTCCGAATTGGAATGGACAAAACTTCTCATGGCCTTGGATTTGGTGATAGAATCAACTCGGTGAACACTTCTCATTACCAGAGTTCAGTTGAACATACTGCTCAGCATAGAGATACACTTGATTCCACATCATACTCCAGCTTTTCATTCACTAACACAAAAGCCCTGAAAAGGAAGTGGGGTACTATGGCGGGAGCAGAAGGTACTGGGGATGCATTACTCACTCTGGGTTTAGGCCGTTCACCAAGTTCATCTGACAATAGCAAAGTAAGCTCTGCCACAGCTTGTGCAATGTCTCCATGCTCGCTAAAGGAGGCTGATGAGGAGTCATCTGTTGATCTTAGCTTGAATTTTGAGCTTTCCCTTGGCAATGATGTTGCACACTTCCAAAGGAAATCCTCTGCTGCTTTGGTGGCCAAATCTCCTAAACTGGATCTTCAGTTGAGTTTATCCACTGGCTCACCTGAATCTGCTGTCACTTGTACAAATATGGTGTCACCAAATATTCATGATGGCTTGGACATACCAGTGACCTATTCATTACCAGCCATTATAGGGAATGGGTCAGCACCGTCTAGTTGGGGTTTTGAGCACTCTGTGGTTTCATCATCATATGCGTCTGAAGCAACATATGCCTTTCCATTTTCGAAGATACCCAGACAAGAGAATGGTGCTTTAGCTTCGCCAGTCATATCGTCAACTATGCCAGCAAGTGTGAAGAGCTCGGTTGCCTCTACTTCGGTGGTAACTAACCCTCAGCAGCGCAATCTTAACACTAAAACCTGCCAGTTCCCTGGATGTGGGAAAGGGGCAAGAGGTGCATCAGGGCATTGCATAGCCCATGGTGGTGGCAGGCGATGCCAGAAACCTGGTTGCCAGAAGGGTGCTGAAGGAAGGACCATATATTGCAAGGCCCATGGTGGAGGGAGGAGATGTGAGTTTCTTGGATGTACAAAGAGCGCTGAAGGGCGCACCGACCACTGCATTGCCCATGGCGGTGGCCGCCGGTGCAGTAATGATGGCTGCTCCCGTGCTGCCCGAGGAAGATCTGGCTTATGCATCAGGCATGGAGGTGGAAAAAGGTGTCAGCAGGAGAAGTGCACCAAGAGCGCAGAAGGTCATTCTGGCCTCTGCATCTCTCATGGGGGTGGGAGGCGATGCCAGTTTCCAGAATGTGCAAAGGGTGCACAGGGAAGCACAAAGTTCTGCAAGGCGCATGGTGGAGGCAAGCGCTGCACTTTCTTGGGCTGTACCAAAGGAGCTGAAGGCAGCACCCCTTACTGCAAGGGCCACGGAGGAGGCAAGCGCTGCTTATTTGAGGGTGGTGGAGTGTGCCCGAAGAGTGTGCATGGCGGGACGCAGTACTGTGTTGCGCATGGTGGTGGGAAGAGGTGCGCTATTTCCGATTGCACTAAGAGTGCTAGAGGGCGGACGGAGTACTGTGTGCGCCATGGTGGTGGCAAGAGATGCAGGTTCGACGGCTGTGTGAAGAGTGCGCAGGGGAGCACTGATTTCTGCAAGGCGCACGGGGGAGGCAAGCGCTGCTCATGGGGCCTGCCGGACTCGAGCTTCGGTATTGGCACAGAGCAGTGTGATAAATTTGCTCGCAGCAAGACTGGCCTCTGTTCAGCTCACACCGCTCTAGTCCAGGACCACTGTGTTCATGGTGGTGGTACATTAGGCCCTGTGATCCACCACTTCGCCACAGATGTTAAACCCGACGAGATGGAAGTTGCTGCGGCAGTGAAGGTTGATCCTGTTTCGATGCAGTCGGAGCCTCCATTGCCGGAGGGCAGGGTGCATGGCGGCGGGCTGCTGGCGCTGCTTTCTCGCGGCGGAAACCACACAGGCCCTGTTGGTAACTCGGAGAACGGGGCCTCTGTCATGATGGCGTGGATGTGAGTGGGCGGACATTCTCATCAAGAATTGGTTGCTTCAAGTTTTGATCTGTTTCCAGAGCTAATGCTGTGGCGGGATGAAGTTCAACATTTCACCAATTGTTGTCCTAGTTGTTTGGAAGTGGTAGGACATATATCCTCCGTGTAGAATAAATAAGGGAGAGCGTTGTGGGCTTCTCTGTTATtgtaattaattaattaatgtcGTCAAACTGCCCTTGCTTTGTGTTTATTACAATTTGTGTAATCTGATACTATTTCACAGTTCCTACTTGGATGTCGTCTCTTCGCTGTTTGCTTTCCTTTGTGTTTCTGGTAATAGTGCAGCATGTAGTACGATATTTTTTGGTGGGTACTGGGTAGAAGTCTGTCCTATATTGGTCGGATGAGGGTTATTTGGTTATCGATTATTCATCAGATAATTCTCTTTTTTTTGTGAGCCATCAGATAATTCTCAGTCGCGTCAAGAGATGAATGTTGATGCATATTATCATTGCTAGAAACTCTCTAGATTTAGTACCATGAACGTCAAGAGATGAATGTTGATGCACATATCATTGCTAGAAACTCTCTAGATTTAGTACTGGGTAGAAGTCTGTCCTATATTGGTCGGATGAGGGTTATTTGGTTATCGATTATTCATCAGATAATTCTCTTTTTTTTGTGAGCCATCAGATAATTCTCAGTCGCGTCAAGAGATGAATGTTGATGCATATTATCATTGCTAGAAACTCTCTAGATTTAGTACCATGAACGTCAAGAGATGAATGTTGATGCACATATCATTGCTAGAAACTCTCTAGATTTAGTACTGGGTAGAAGTCTGTCCTATATTGGTCGGATGAGGGTTATTTGGTTATCGATTATTCATCAGATAATTC from Triticum urartu cultivar G1812 chromosome 3, Tu2.1, whole genome shotgun sequence encodes:
- the LOC125544154 gene encoding uncharacterized protein LOC125544154, coding for MDKTSHGLGFGDRINSVNTSHYQSSVEHTAQHRDTLDSTSYSSFSFTNTKALKRKWGTMAGAEGTGDALLTLGLGRSPSSSDNSKVSSATACAMSPCSLKEADEESSVDLSLNFELSLGNDVAHFQRKSSAALVAKSPKLDLQLSLSTGSPESAVTCTNMVSPNIHDGLDIPVTYSLPAIIGNGSAPSSWGFEHSVVSSSYASEATYAFPFSKIPRQENGALASPVISSTMPASVKSSVASTSVVTNPQQRNLNTKTCQFPGCGKGARGASGHCIAHGGGRRCQKPGCQKGAEGRTIYCKAHGGGRRCEFLGCTKSAEGRTDHCIAHGGGRRCSNDGCSRAARGRSGLCIRHGGGKRCQQEKCTKSAEGHSGLCISHGGGRRCQFPECAKGAQGSTKFCKAHGGGKRCTFLGCTKGAEGSTPYCKGHGGGKRCLFEGGGVCPKSVHGGTQYCVAHGGGKRCAISDCTKSARGRTEYCVRHGGGKRCRFDGCVKSAQGSTDFCKAHGGGKRCSWGLPDSSFGIGTEQCDKFARSKTGLCSAHTALVQDHCVHGGGTLGPVIHHFATDVKPDEMEVAAAVKVDPVSMQSEPPLPEGRVHGGGLLALLSRGGNHTGPVGNSENGASVMMAWM